The following is a genomic window from Abditibacteriota bacterium.
GGCCATCAAAAGCATGATGATGAGTGTAGTCGTTTTTTGCATAGGACTGGTCCTGCCGGAAATATGGTCATATGGTGTATAATATAGATAGAATAATTATATCACAATCGCGATGCAAAAGCAAATGGAAAGACTATTAGGGGAAATGCGCCTGGCTCTGGAGGGCTCGGGCTTCGAAGACAAGGTCTATATCGTAGGGGGCCTGGTGCGGGACACTCTGTTGGGCAGAGAGGCTGCCGACCCGGACTTTATGATAGACGGAGACCCGGCTGCCGTGTGCCGTCTGCTGGCAGAAAAGGGCTTTGGCGACAGACCCTCCTATCTGCCGGAGTTTTACTCGGCCAAGCTCTGCAGGGGGAACGTGTTGATAGAGATGACCGGCGGACGGGCGGAGATATACACCCCCGGCAGCCGCAGGCCGGCCACCCGGCCGGCGCCTCTTGAAGAAGACGCCTTTCGACGGGATTTCACAGTAAACGCCCTGTATCGGCATCTGTTTTCCGGAGAGATACTGGACCCTACGGGCATGGGGCTTGCAGACCTGCAGGCAGGGGTGCTGCGGACCCCCATAGACCCCGGGGAGTCCTTTCGTCAGGACCCCCTGAGGATACTGAGGGGGATCAGGTTTGCCGCGCAGCTGGATATGGAGCTAAGTCCCGGGACTGCCCGGGCGGCGGCAGAGGCCGCCGGCGAAACGGATACCCTGTCGGCGGACCGGAGGAGGGAAGAGCTCACCCGTCTGCTGCTGCTCCCGGACCCCTGCAAAGGGCTCAGGCTCCTTGCAGAGCTGGGGATAATGCCCCATCTGCTGCCGGGCCTGGAGAAGCTGGCGGGCTATACGTCCCGGCCCGGCTCCGACGTGTGGGAGCACACGCTGAGGGTGGTCCGGGGAGTGAAGGCTGAGCCCGCTCTGAGATACTCAGCTCTCCTGCACGACATATCCAAGCCCCGGGTGGCAAAGACCCTGCCGGACGGCAGCCTGTCCTTTCCCGGTCACGCCGCCGCTTCTGCGGAAATGGCCCGGGAGCTGCTCTCAGGGCTGGGTATGCCCGCCCACGTCATACACCGGGTCTGCCGGCTCATAGAGGAGCACAATTGCTTTTTCAAGTGCTCCGGAGACAGGGACTTCCGGTATCTGATACACAAGAACCGGGACGTCATACCGGAGCTGCTGCGCCTCATGAAGTCGGACAAGCTGGCGGCTGCCGGCGGGCCTGAGCGTCTGGAGGCTATGCTGAAGACCTATGACCGTCTCCGGACGCCGGACCTGCTGCAAAAGGAGCTGTCGCCCCTGTCGGGTGAAGAGCTGCGGCGGGACTTCGGACTCACGGGCAAAAGCGCCGGCAGAGCCAAGGCGCTGCTGAGAGAAAGCGTGCTGCGGGGCAGCCTGTCGGGAGGCGACAGGGAAGAGGCAAAACGATTGGTGGCAAAGAGCCTTGAGGAGGGATCGCTGTGAAGCCTTTAACGAGAGAACAGGTGAGGAGAGTGATACGGGGGCCCTGGGACCGGCCTGCCGGCTGCCGGGTGCCCATGATCATACATATGTGGGTGGACCCGGTGACCTTCGGCGAGCACAAGGCCCGGGCGGAGGCTCTGCTGGCCGCCTATCCCTGCGACGTTCAGATCATAGGCATCAATATGCCCGCCGCCGTGTCGGAGGACCCGGAGGGCTACGCCTGGGTAAAGGGCGGCGCAGTCAACGCTTCGGGGGCTCTGGACAGCTCTGTGGCCATAGAGCGCTTTGAGGATATGGACCGCATCGAGCAGGAGTTTCCCCGGGTGCGGCCGGATATAGTGCTGCCCTGGAAACCGGAGGACGACGGCCGTTACAGGCTGGGACTCTGGTGGTATTGCCTCTTTGAAAGGCACTGGTCCCTGAGGGGCATGGAAAACGCCCTGACGGACTTTTATCTCTATCCGGAGGAGACCCACAGGCTCTACGGACACTTGACGGATTTTTATTGCGAGACCATAGTCCATGCCCATGAGCAGGGGCATCTGGACGGCATCATGTTCTCCGACGACATTGGTCAGCAGACGGGGCCTTTTTTCTCTGTGAAGATATTTGACGAGTTTTACAGGCCTTATTACACCCGCCTGTGCCGGACCATACACGACCTGGGCATGGAGGTCTGGCTCCATTCCTGCGGCAACATCCAGCCTCTTATCCCGCCTCTC
Proteins encoded in this region:
- a CDS encoding HD domain-containing protein, with amino-acid sequence MERLLGEMRLALEGSGFEDKVYIVGGLVRDTLLGREAADPDFMIDGDPAAVCRLLAEKGFGDRPSYLPEFYSAKLCRGNVLIEMTGGRAEIYTPGSRRPATRPAPLEEDAFRRDFTVNALYRHLFSGEILDPTGMGLADLQAGVLRTPIDPGESFRQDPLRILRGIRFAAQLDMELSPGTARAAAEAAGETDTLSADRRREELTRLLLLPDPCKGLRLLAELGIMPHLLPGLEKLAGYTSRPGSDVWEHTLRVVRGVKAEPALRYSALLHDISKPRVAKTLPDGSLSFPGHAAASAEMARELLSGLGMPAHVIHRVCRLIEEHNCFFKCSGDRDFRYLIHKNRDVIPELLRLMKSDKLAAAGGPERLEAMLKTYDRLRTPDLLQKELSPLSGEELRRDFGLTGKSAGRAKALLRESVLRGSLSGGDREEAKRLVAKSLEEGSL